The following proteins are co-located in the Tripterygium wilfordii isolate XIE 37 unplaced genomic scaffold, ASM1340144v1 ctg404, whole genome shotgun sequence genome:
- the LOC119994952 gene encoding uncharacterized protein LOC119994952 has product MGPFPKSHGNEYILVAVDYVSKWVEAVASSTNKSEVVIRLLQGIIFPRAVATLLSKYHITHRVATAYHPQTSGQAEISNREIKRILEKTVNLKRTDWSIKLNDALWAYRTAYKTPIGIRRKAKLQLNEMEELREEAYENAKIYKEKTKRYHDQHIAPKEFFSGQKVLLYNSRLKLFPGKLRSRWYGPFQVVRVYPHGAVDIKNLKTGNEFKVNGHRLKPYLEANFDAAESITILQDSKA; this is encoded by the exons atgggaccattCCCCAAGTCACATGGAAATGAGTACATCTTGGTAGCAGTAGACTATGTATCTAAGTGGGTTGAAGCAGTTGCAAGTTcaaccaacaaaagtgaggtgGTGATCCGTTTACTTCAAGGTATAATTTTTCCAAG GGCTGTGGCCACACTTTTATCAAAGTATCATATCACACATAGAGTAGCTACTGCATATCATCCTCAGACAAGTGGGCAAGCAGAGATTTCCAATAGAGAGATTAAGCGAATTTTGGAGAAAACTGTGAATCTCAAGAGAACcgattggagtataaaattaaacGATGCTCTTTGGGCGTATAGAACTGCATATAagactccaattggcat CCGGAGAAAAGCTAAGTTACAACTCAATGAAATGGAAGAATTACGCGAGGAGGCCTATGAGAATGCGAAGatctacaaggaaaagacaaagCGCTATCATGACCAGCACATTGCACCGAAGGAGTTCTTTTCGGGACAAAAAGTGTTGTTATACAATTCTAGGCTTAAACTTTTTCCTGGTAAGTTACGATCAAGATGGTATGGGCCTTTTCAGGTGGTTCGAGTATatccccatggagctgttgataTCAAGAACTTAAAAACGGGTAATGAGTTCAAAGTCAATGGACATCGCCTCAAACCGTATTTGGAAGCCAACTTTGATGCTGCTGAGTCCATCACTATCCTTCAAGATTCAAAAGCCTGA